CTGCCTTTGCGCAGGACAGCAAGCCGTTCCACGGCCCGTGGGTCGCCGCCAACATCGGCTACGACGTATTCGACGCCGACGGTTCCGACGAGGAGGATGGTAGCTCCGAAGACGGCATCGCTTACGGCGTTTCGCTGGGCTACGATTACAACTTCGGGAATTTCGTTGTGGGTGTCGAAGGCGAGATCGGCGACAGTTCTGTCAGCGCTTCGGAAACTGACGTACTCGAAGCCGGCGACGAACTCGCGCTGAAGGCCGGCCGCGACCTTTACGCAGGCATCCGCCTGGGCGTTCCGGTAAGCGATACGCTGCTCATCTATGCCAAGGGCGGCTACACCAACCAGCGTTTCAATCTCGAATACACTCTCGGCGGTGAAACCGAGAGCGAAGGAGACAACATCGACGGTTATCGCCTCGGCGCCGGGGCGGAAGTCGCTCTGGGCAAGGCCTTCGGTCGCCTTGAATACCGTTATTCGGATTACGGTGCCTTTTCGGACACCGATCTGGAAACCAACCGTCATCAGGTCATGCTCACTGCTGGACTTCGCTTCTGAGACCGTCCCGTCCCAAGGCCCTAAGACCTCAGAAGCGAGCCCGCCCGGAGCGATCCGGGCGGGCTTTTGCGTTGTGGCGACGCGAATGATGATGGTTTTCTGGTTGAGCGGAATTTACTCGCCGCCCGGGCCGATCAATTGCAGGACGTCCTTCACATAGCTGGGCCCGACCTGAACCACTACGCCGTCGCGAAGGACAAGAGTGAGACTGCCGCGGCCGGGCCGCTCGAGTTTTTCTACCAGCGAAGGACGGACGAAGGCAGAGCGATGGACCCGGAGCAGCGCCTTGGGATCGAGCTTTTCCTCCAGCGCGTTCATCGAAGCACGGTGCAGGTAGCTGCGCGTGGCGGTGTGGAGCAGCACGTAGTCCTTTGCAGCTTCGATCCAGTCGATCAAATCTACATCGAGCCGGATGTTCCCGTCGCGAACCGACACCCATATCTCGCGCGTATAGCGGCCCGTCTCTTCGGCGCAGGCCTTGCCGTGCGCTGCCGCTGCGACGAGGTCGATCCTCCTCTGGGCGCGGATAATGGCTTGGCGCAGCCTATCGAACCGAACGGGCTTCAGGAGGTAATCCGCCGCATCGACCGAAAATGCGTCGGGGGCGAAATGCTCGAACGCGGTGACGAAAATGATTTCCGGCCGTTCTGCCAATGGCAAGTCGGCTGCGAGCGCCATGCCGCTTCTGCCGGGCATCTGGATGTCAAGCAACACGAGATCGGGCCTCAGCTGCTCAATGCATTCCCGCGCCTGATCCGCGGTATTAGCTGTTCCGACCAGTTCGACGCCATCGATATCGCCCAGTAGTTCCTTCAGGCGATCAATCGCCAGCGCTTCGTCATCGACAATGACCAGGCGGAGCGTCATGCTTGGCCGAACTCCAGCGGCAGGCTGACGATCGCGATGAACCC
This DNA window, taken from Qipengyuania gaetbuli, encodes the following:
- a CDS encoding outer membrane protein, whose product is MKQIITIAAILVVSSAASPAFAQDSKPFHGPWVAANIGYDVFDADGSDEEDGSSEDGIAYGVSLGYDYNFGNFVVGVEGEIGDSSVSASETDVLEAGDELALKAGRDLYAGIRLGVPVSDTLLIYAKGGYTNQRFNLEYTLGGETESEGDNIDGYRLGAGAEVALGKAFGRLEYRYSDYGAFSDTDLETNRHQVMLTAGLRF
- a CDS encoding LytR/AlgR family response regulator transcription factor — its product is MTLRLVIVDDEALAIDRLKELLGDIDGVELVGTANTADQARECIEQLRPDLVLLDIQMPGRSGMALAADLPLAERPEIIFVTAFEHFAPDAFSVDAADYLLKPVRFDRLRQAIIRAQRRIDLVAAAAHGKACAEETGRYTREIWVSVRDGNIRLDVDLIDWIEAAKDYVLLHTATRSYLHRASMNALEEKLDPKALLRVHRSAFVRPSLVEKLERPGRGSLTLVLRDGVVVQVGPSYVKDVLQLIGPGGE